The following coding sequences are from one Pyxidicoccus xibeiensis window:
- a CDS encoding prolyl oligopeptidase family serine peptidase, with protein MKLTTAVTAAVLMLPLAVPAAPAPGKGAAKAPATEKQEKVDTYHGTEVKDPYQWLESSGDAKVQQWNDAQNAHTRAILDKLPGREGLRQRISELLSWKSPGYGALEDAGGTLFAMKSQPPKQQAFLVVLGSVDDTSKERVLVDPMVVDPSGHTTIDWYVPTLDGKKVAVSLSKNGTESGDVTVYDVATGKALPGEVVPKVNGGTAGGSLAWNAEGTGYFYTRYPRGEERPAADRDFFQQVYFHQLGTPTEKDTYALGKDFPRIAMTELETSHDGQYTSALVANGDGGEFMLYLRGPSKQWTQVSKFEDKVIRARFGHDGALYLVSRKDAPRGKVLRLPLATPTLDKATVLVPEGEASIQGIFPAKSRVYVNEQLGGPSQVRMVDLKGQVLGLVPTLPVSSVGGLVSAGGDDILFVNTSFVQPMAWYRYSAKDNKVTKTALARTSPMDLSDVDVVRTEATSKDGTKVPVTILKKKGTKLDGKNPALLTGYGGFNVSISPGFSALTGLWLEQGGVYAVANLRGGSEFGEKWHAEGSLTKKQNVFDDFYAAAKLLVDQKYTQPKKLAIQGGSNGGLLMGAAVTQHPEMYGAVVARVGIYDMLRVELTPNGQFNITEYGTVKDPEQFKALRAYSPFHNVKDGTQYPSVLFTSGANDPRVDPFHSRKMVARMQEATTSKRPVLLRANAETGHGAGTPLNARIEEEVDVYSFVFNELGMKYRPPAKKVSAPPPQ; from the coding sequence TTGAAGCTGACAACCGCAGTGACGGCGGCGGTGCTGATGCTGCCGCTGGCCGTGCCGGCCGCGCCGGCCCCGGGCAAGGGTGCCGCCAAGGCGCCCGCGACGGAGAAGCAGGAGAAGGTGGACACCTACCACGGCACGGAGGTGAAGGACCCGTACCAGTGGCTGGAGTCCTCCGGCGACGCGAAGGTGCAGCAGTGGAACGACGCGCAGAACGCGCACACGCGCGCCATCCTGGACAAGCTGCCCGGCCGCGAGGGCCTGCGCCAGCGCATCTCCGAGCTGCTGTCCTGGAAGTCGCCGGGCTACGGCGCGCTGGAGGATGCCGGTGGCACCCTCTTCGCCATGAAGTCGCAGCCGCCGAAGCAGCAGGCCTTCCTGGTGGTGCTGGGCTCGGTGGACGACACGTCCAAGGAGCGCGTGCTGGTGGACCCCATGGTGGTGGACCCGTCGGGCCACACCACCATCGACTGGTACGTCCCCACCCTGGACGGCAAGAAGGTGGCGGTGTCCCTGTCGAAGAACGGCACGGAGAGCGGTGACGTCACCGTCTACGACGTGGCCACCGGCAAGGCGCTGCCTGGCGAGGTGGTGCCCAAGGTGAATGGCGGCACCGCGGGTGGCAGCCTCGCGTGGAACGCGGAGGGCACCGGCTACTTCTACACGCGCTACCCGCGCGGCGAGGAGCGCCCGGCGGCCGACCGCGACTTCTTCCAGCAGGTGTACTTCCACCAGTTGGGCACGCCCACGGAGAAGGACACGTACGCGCTGGGCAAGGACTTCCCGCGCATCGCGATGACGGAGCTGGAGACGTCGCACGACGGCCAGTACACCTCCGCGCTGGTGGCCAACGGCGACGGCGGCGAGTTCATGCTGTACCTGCGCGGCCCCTCCAAGCAGTGGACGCAGGTGTCGAAGTTCGAGGACAAGGTCATCCGCGCGCGCTTCGGCCACGACGGGGCCCTGTACCTGGTGAGCCGCAAGGACGCGCCGCGCGGCAAGGTGCTGCGGCTGCCCCTGGCCACCCCCACGCTGGACAAGGCCACGGTGCTGGTGCCCGAGGGCGAGGCCAGCATCCAGGGCATCTTCCCGGCGAAGTCGCGGGTGTACGTGAACGAGCAGCTCGGCGGCCCGTCCCAGGTGCGCATGGTGGACCTGAAGGGCCAGGTGCTGGGGCTGGTGCCCACGCTGCCGGTGTCCTCCGTGGGCGGGCTGGTGAGCGCGGGCGGCGACGACATCCTCTTCGTCAACACCAGCTTCGTGCAGCCGATGGCCTGGTACCGCTACTCCGCCAAGGACAACAAGGTGACGAAGACGGCGCTGGCCCGCACGTCGCCCATGGACCTGAGCGACGTGGACGTGGTGCGCACCGAGGCCACGTCCAAGGACGGCACCAAGGTGCCGGTCACCATCCTGAAGAAGAAGGGCACGAAGCTGGACGGCAAGAACCCGGCGCTGCTCACCGGCTACGGCGGCTTCAACGTCTCCATCTCCCCGGGCTTCAGCGCGCTGACGGGCCTGTGGCTGGAGCAGGGCGGCGTGTACGCGGTGGCCAACCTGCGCGGCGGCTCGGAGTTCGGCGAGAAGTGGCACGCCGAGGGCTCGCTGACGAAGAAGCAGAACGTCTTCGACGACTTCTACGCCGCCGCGAAGCTGCTGGTGGACCAGAAGTACACGCAGCCGAAGAAGCTGGCCATCCAGGGCGGCAGCAACGGCGGCCTGCTGATGGGCGCGGCCGTCACCCAGCACCCAGAGATGTACGGCGCCGTCGTGGCGCGCGTGGGCATCTACGACATGCTGCGGGTGGAGCTGACGCCCAACGGGCAGTTCAACATCACCGAGTACGGCACGGTGAAGGACCCCGAGCAGTTCAAGGCGCTGCGCGCGTACTCGCCCTTCCACAACGTGAAGGACGGCACGCAGTACCCGTCCGTGCTGTTCACCTCTGGCGCCAATGACCCGCGCGTGGACCCGTTCCACTCGCGGAAGATGGTGGCCCGGATGCAGGAGGCCACCACCTCCAAGCGCCCCGTCCTCCTGCGCGCCAACGCGGAGACCGGCCATGGCGCCGGCACCCCGCTCAACGCCCGCATCGAGGAGGAGGTGGACGTCTACTCCTTCGTCTTCAACGAGCTGGGCATGAAGTACCGGCCGCCGGCGAAGAAGGTCAGCGCGCCGCCTCCCCAGTGA
- a CDS encoding potassium transporter Kup: protein MSSDPGSSGPGSPSSASSAAPASPRPPSGGHAAVRGREPLSRLAPLALGALGIVYGDIGTSPLYALRDCFSGEHGIAPTPDNVLGVLSLVFWSLLIVISVKYLAFVMKADNRGEGGILALLALVLHRRGSPGGEAGGGARRMVLLTLGLFGAALLYGDGIITPAVSVLSAVEGLAVATPLFTPYVVPIALVILLALFLVQHKGTGGIGRVFGPLMVAWFVTLAVLGVHELVKNPSVLQAVLPTHAVRFFAHNGWHGFLVLGAVFLVVTGGEALYADMGHFGYRPIRLAWFVLVLPALLLNYFGQGALLLREPGVASNPFFHLAPDWALYPLVGLATAATVIASQALISGVFSLTRQAIQLGYWPRLEVVHTSASEQGQIYLPGVNLALLLGVVAVVLGFRSSLALTAAYGIAVTATMAITTCLAYVVARERWGVRRSLALPVAAAFLAIDLGFFGANIVKVAHGGWLPLSLGVVLFTLMTTWKRGRELLAEKLRTGALGLRDLLESFGDTGPRRVPGTAIFMTGNSDLAPTALLHNLKHNKVLHEQTLFLTILTEDVPHVPSAERVTVEDLSQGFRRIVARYGFMEDPSIPDILKRCREAGLPFNVMSTSFFLGRETLIPSKKPGMALWREVLFTWMSRNARSATSYFRIPPNRVVELGAQVEL, encoded by the coding sequence ATGTCTTCCGACCCTGGCAGTTCCGGGCCGGGCTCGCCGTCGTCCGCGAGCTCGGCTGCTCCCGCTTCACCCCGTCCTCCCTCCGGTGGCCATGCGGCCGTCAGGGGCCGGGAGCCCCTCTCCCGCCTGGCACCGCTCGCCCTGGGCGCGCTCGGCATCGTCTACGGCGACATCGGCACCAGCCCGCTGTACGCGCTGCGCGACTGCTTCAGCGGCGAGCACGGCATCGCTCCCACTCCCGACAACGTGCTGGGGGTGCTCAGCCTCGTCTTCTGGAGCCTGCTCATCGTCATCTCGGTGAAGTACCTCGCCTTCGTGATGAAGGCGGACAACCGGGGGGAGGGCGGCATCCTCGCCCTGCTGGCGCTGGTGCTGCATCGACGCGGGAGCCCTGGTGGCGAGGCGGGCGGCGGGGCGCGACGCATGGTGCTGCTGACGCTGGGCCTCTTCGGCGCCGCGCTGCTCTACGGCGACGGCATCATCACCCCGGCCGTCTCGGTGCTGTCGGCGGTGGAGGGGCTCGCGGTGGCCACCCCGCTCTTCACGCCCTACGTGGTGCCCATCGCGCTGGTCATCCTGCTCGCGCTCTTCCTGGTGCAGCACAAGGGCACGGGGGGCATCGGCCGGGTGTTCGGCCCCTTGATGGTGGCCTGGTTCGTGACGCTCGCGGTGCTGGGCGTGCACGAGCTGGTGAAGAACCCTTCGGTGCTGCAGGCCGTGCTGCCCACGCACGCGGTGCGCTTCTTCGCGCACAACGGCTGGCACGGCTTCCTGGTGCTGGGCGCGGTGTTCCTCGTGGTAACGGGCGGCGAGGCGCTCTACGCGGACATGGGCCACTTCGGCTACCGGCCCATCCGCCTGGCCTGGTTCGTCCTGGTGCTGCCGGCGCTCCTGCTCAACTACTTCGGGCAGGGGGCGCTGCTCTTGCGCGAGCCCGGCGTCGCCAGCAATCCCTTCTTCCACCTGGCCCCGGACTGGGCCCTCTACCCGCTGGTGGGGCTGGCCACGGCGGCCACCGTCATCGCCTCCCAGGCGCTCATCTCCGGCGTCTTCAGCCTCACCCGGCAGGCCATCCAGCTGGGCTACTGGCCCCGGCTGGAGGTGGTGCACACCTCGGCGTCGGAGCAGGGGCAGATCTACCTGCCCGGAGTGAATCTCGCGCTGCTGCTGGGTGTGGTGGCGGTGGTGCTGGGCTTCCGCTCCTCGCTCGCGCTCACGGCGGCGTACGGCATCGCGGTGACGGCGACCATGGCCATCACCACGTGCCTCGCCTACGTGGTGGCGCGCGAGCGCTGGGGCGTGCGGCGCTCGCTCGCGCTGCCCGTGGCCGCCGCGTTCCTCGCCATCGACCTGGGCTTCTTCGGCGCCAACATCGTCAAGGTGGCGCACGGCGGCTGGCTGCCGCTCTCGCTGGGCGTCGTCCTCTTCACCCTGATGACGACGTGGAAGCGAGGCCGCGAGCTGCTGGCGGAGAAGCTGCGCACGGGCGCGCTCGGGCTGAGGGACTTGCTGGAGAGCTTCGGGGACACCGGGCCCCGCCGGGTGCCAGGGACGGCCATCTTCATGACGGGCAACTCGGACCTCGCGCCCACCGCGTTGCTTCACAACCTGAAGCACAACAAGGTGCTGCACGAGCAGACCCTGTTCCTCACCATCCTCACCGAGGACGTGCCACACGTGCCCTCCGCCGAGCGGGTGACGGTGGAGGACCTGTCCCAGGGCTTCCGCCGCATCGTCGCGCGCTACGGCTTCATGGAGGACCCGTCGATTCCCGACATCCTCAAGCGTTGCCGCGAGGCGGGCCTGCCCTTCAACGTCATGAGCACCAGCTTCTTCCTCGGCCGGGAGACGCTCATCCCCAGCAAGAAGCCCGGCATGGCGCTGTGGCGCGAGGTGCTCTTCACCTGGATGAGCCGCAACGCGCGCAGCGCCACCTCGTACTTCCGGATTCCCCCCAACCGCGTCGTCGAGCTGGGGGCCCAGGTGGAGCTGTAG
- a CDS encoding winged helix DNA-binding domain-containing protein, with protein sequence MPATPIMTLRALNRATLARQLLLEREKLPLLKAVERLVALQAQQAKPPFLGLWSRVEGFEREALLRLLQRREVVRATLMRGTLHLLSAKDYVKLRALFAPLLEASVHAILRERAKGLDIAPLVQEAREYLLEEPRTFEEVRDYLVERHPKTDERAMGFVVRMYLPLIQVPTDAEWGYPGTTDFAVAESWLGEPLGTDGTPEALVLRYLAAFGPATVADAQTWTGLKGLKDVVASLMPKLLTLRDEKGRELFDLPKAPRPPEDTPAPVRFLPEFDSLILGHEDRTRLVADEYRSRLITKNLRIPATFLVDGLVTGTWKVERKKATATLVVEPFAPLGKKLRDALVGEGEGLLRFAEPDARAFEVRFA encoded by the coding sequence ATGCCAGCCACTCCCATCATGACCCTGCGCGCGCTCAACCGGGCCACGCTCGCGCGACAGCTGCTGCTGGAGCGCGAGAAGCTCCCCCTCCTCAAGGCCGTCGAGCGGCTCGTGGCGCTCCAGGCCCAGCAGGCGAAGCCGCCCTTCCTCGGCCTCTGGTCCCGCGTCGAGGGCTTCGAGCGCGAGGCGCTCCTGCGGCTGCTGCAGCGCCGCGAGGTCGTCCGCGCCACGCTGATGCGCGGCACGCTGCACCTGCTGAGCGCGAAGGACTACGTGAAGCTGCGGGCCCTCTTCGCGCCGCTGCTGGAGGCCTCGGTGCACGCCATCCTCCGCGAGCGCGCGAAGGGCCTGGACATCGCGCCCCTGGTCCAGGAAGCGCGCGAGTACCTGCTGGAGGAGCCTCGCACCTTCGAGGAGGTGCGCGACTACCTGGTGGAGCGCCACCCGAAGACGGACGAGCGCGCCATGGGCTTCGTGGTGCGGATGTACCTGCCGCTCATCCAGGTGCCCACCGACGCCGAGTGGGGCTACCCGGGCACCACGGACTTCGCCGTGGCGGAGTCCTGGCTGGGTGAGCCGCTGGGCACCGACGGGACGCCGGAGGCGCTGGTGCTGCGCTACCTCGCGGCCTTCGGCCCGGCGACGGTGGCGGACGCGCAGACGTGGACCGGCCTCAAGGGCCTCAAGGACGTGGTGGCGTCGCTGATGCCGAAGCTGCTCACCCTGCGCGACGAGAAGGGGCGCGAGCTGTTCGATTTGCCGAAGGCGCCCCGGCCTCCCGAGGACACGCCCGCGCCCGTGCGCTTCCTGCCCGAGTTCGACAGCCTCATCCTCGGACACGAGGACCGCACGCGGCTGGTGGCGGACGAGTACCGCTCCCGGCTCATCACGAAGAACCTGCGCATCCCCGCCACGTTCCTGGTGGACGGCCTCGTCACCGGCACGTGGAAGGTGGAGCGGAAGAAGGCCACGGCGACGCTCGTCGTCGAGCCCTTCGCGCCGCTGGGCAAGAAGCTGCGCGACGCGCTGGTGGGGGAAGGGGAGGGCCTGCTGCGCTTCGCCGAGCCCGACGCCCGCGCCTTTGAGGTCCGCTTCGCCTGA
- a CDS encoding alanine racemase yields the protein MDLPSLDSLVTPAAIVDLDRVEANLQRVAAYTREHGLRWRPHTKTHKTVELTALQLRAGAAGATVATLHEAEVMASVADDVLVAYPPVGPQRLARLMALPRHVRVTVALDSREALDGLGRAARDAGRTVGVLVELDMGMRRVGLQAPEEAVALARAVADTEGVRYEGITFYAGHVRTPVAEQGPVLREQASRVGTFVTALAAAGLKPPQVSGGSTPTLWRSHEVAGLTEIRPGVNVFNDRNSAALGACAWTECAYSVLATVVSTAVPGQVVIDAGSKALAKEEGVDPAGGYGALLDRPEVVVRGVSEEHGLLDVSGTAWRPRVGERVRVVPNHVCTSVNLHERLHVLRSGAPHATWSVAARGW from the coding sequence ATGGACCTTCCATCCCTGGATTCGCTCGTCACTCCGGCCGCCATCGTGGACCTGGACCGCGTGGAGGCGAACCTCCAGCGCGTGGCGGCCTATACGCGCGAGCACGGCCTGCGCTGGCGCCCCCACACCAAGACGCACAAGACGGTGGAGCTCACCGCCCTGCAGCTGCGGGCCGGCGCGGCCGGCGCCACCGTGGCCACGCTCCACGAGGCCGAGGTCATGGCCTCCGTCGCGGACGACGTGCTGGTGGCCTACCCGCCCGTGGGCCCCCAGCGGCTCGCGCGCCTGATGGCCCTGCCCCGCCACGTCCGCGTCACCGTCGCGCTCGACTCGCGCGAGGCGCTGGACGGACTGGGCCGGGCCGCGCGCGACGCGGGCCGCACCGTGGGCGTGCTGGTGGAGCTGGACATGGGCATGCGCCGCGTGGGCCTCCAGGCCCCCGAGGAGGCTGTGGCCCTGGCTCGCGCGGTGGCTGACACCGAGGGCGTGCGCTACGAGGGCATCACCTTCTACGCCGGGCACGTGCGCACGCCCGTGGCCGAGCAGGGCCCGGTGCTGCGCGAGCAGGCCTCACGCGTGGGCACCTTCGTGACGGCGCTGGCCGCCGCCGGCCTGAAGCCTCCACAGGTGAGCGGCGGCTCCACGCCCACGCTGTGGCGCTCGCACGAGGTGGCCGGGCTCACGGAGATACGGCCCGGCGTCAACGTGTTCAACGACCGCAACTCCGCCGCCCTGGGCGCGTGCGCGTGGACGGAGTGTGCGTACTCCGTGCTCGCCACCGTGGTGAGCACCGCCGTCCCCGGACAGGTCGTCATCGACGCCGGCTCCAAGGCCCTGGCCAAGGAGGAAGGCGTGGACCCCGCCGGGGGCTACGGCGCCCTGCTGGACAGGCCGGAGGTGGTGGTGCGCGGCGTGTCGGAGGAGCACGGCCTGCTGGACGTGTCCGGCACGGCGTGGCGCCCCCGCGTGGGAGAGCGCGTGCGCGTGGTGCCCAACCACGTCTGCACCTCCGTCAACCTGCACGAGCGGCTGCACGTGCTGCGCAGCGGGGCCCCGCACGCCACGTGGAGCGTGGCGGCACGGGGCTGGTGA
- a CDS encoding nucleoside 2-deoxyribosyltransferase, with amino-acid sequence MSVSLDLILEVGDLADTSADAVLYKYAQRLYGAAGAAAKRLERVGIPASEVEVLPGQYRLVETRGGLAAPLALFLGTVRLGDFGYHEIRQFSVRALKALESHTALKHVAGTVHGPNYGLDEDEAALAFVGGLVEAFQRGTGPQGLERFTVVEVDARRAARLRKAMERGLVGTPGVTALPGGNGFRVQRMSAVVQAPPMATAGTVSLEKPHAFVAMPFAPELEDTYHYGILGPVKTAGLLCERVDQAVFDGPIIQRIRERIDTAKVVIADLSMANPNVYLEVGYAWGRGRPCILMVRDVRELRFDVASYRCIVYKSIRELETLLARELERLA; translated from the coding sequence ATGAGTGTGTCCCTGGACTTGATTCTGGAAGTGGGAGACCTCGCGGACACGTCCGCGGACGCGGTGCTCTACAAGTACGCGCAGCGGCTCTACGGGGCGGCGGGCGCGGCGGCGAAGCGGCTGGAGCGGGTGGGCATTCCCGCCTCGGAGGTGGAGGTGCTCCCGGGGCAGTACCGCCTGGTGGAGACGCGCGGGGGACTGGCAGCGCCCCTGGCGCTCTTCCTGGGCACGGTGCGCCTGGGCGACTTCGGCTACCACGAAATCCGCCAGTTCTCCGTGCGCGCGCTGAAGGCCCTGGAGTCACACACGGCGCTGAAGCACGTGGCCGGCACGGTGCACGGGCCGAACTACGGGCTGGACGAGGACGAGGCGGCGCTCGCGTTCGTCGGTGGACTCGTGGAGGCCTTCCAGCGGGGCACGGGGCCGCAGGGCCTGGAGCGCTTCACGGTGGTGGAGGTGGACGCGCGGCGCGCTGCGCGGCTGCGCAAGGCGATGGAGCGGGGGCTCGTCGGCACGCCCGGGGTGACGGCGCTGCCGGGCGGCAACGGCTTCCGGGTGCAGCGGATGAGCGCCGTCGTGCAGGCGCCGCCCATGGCCACGGCGGGCACGGTGTCCTTGGAGAAGCCGCACGCCTTCGTGGCCATGCCCTTCGCGCCGGAGCTGGAGGACACCTACCACTACGGCATCCTCGGGCCTGTGAAGACGGCGGGCCTGCTGTGCGAGCGCGTGGACCAGGCGGTGTTCGACGGGCCCATCATCCAGCGCATCCGCGAGCGCATCGACACGGCGAAGGTGGTCATCGCCGACCTGTCCATGGCCAACCCCAACGTGTACCTGGAGGTCGGCTATGCGTGGGGCCGCGGGCGGCCGTGCATCCTCATGGTGCGCGACGTGAGGGAGCTGCGCTTCGACGTCGCCTCCTACCGCTGCATCGTCTACAAGAGCATCCGCGAGCTGGAGACGCTGCTCGCGCGAGAGCTGGAGCGGCTGGCCTGA
- a CDS encoding styrene monooxygenase/indole monooxygenase family protein has product MASIGIIGAGTAGLHLGLKLLSHGIPVTLYAEQDPAKLRTGRLLNTVAHHSPTRNRERELGVDHWSGPHADLHSVGIHVNGPQPFGLRGRLDSSTIFVDYRLYQPRLAEDFVARGGRLEVLPVDVAVLEAVTLRHDLVVVATGRNGLTSLFPRIPELSPHTKPARLLFAALLKGVHMQEPISMIANLVPGHGEIFEAQVITRYGRVPSILIEALPEGELAVLGQQRYDADPRAFEALLMDRLRRFAPTTFERVEPEQFGVLGPMDWLQGSLTPMVRQGWARLANGRCVMAVGDTHVTNDPVAGQGANAASASAFALAASILDAVGMDRPFDEAFCRDAETKTWAAAAPATHWTNALLQPPPPHVVDVLVAGSQEQRVADAFVSAFMVPERILAACGSPESAAAFVANSRQPAPAVSPAMDAPAWQLPPEEVVVPVARVH; this is encoded by the coding sequence ATGGCGAGCATCGGCATCATCGGCGCCGGCACGGCCGGCCTGCACCTGGGCTTGAAGCTGCTGTCCCACGGCATCCCCGTGACGCTGTACGCGGAGCAGGACCCGGCGAAGCTGCGCACCGGGCGGCTGCTCAACACGGTGGCGCACCACTCGCCCACCCGGAACCGGGAGCGCGAGCTGGGCGTGGACCACTGGAGCGGGCCGCACGCGGACCTGCACTCCGTGGGCATCCACGTGAACGGGCCGCAGCCGTTCGGGCTGCGGGGCCGGCTGGACTCGTCCACCATCTTCGTGGACTACCGCCTGTACCAGCCGAGGCTGGCGGAGGACTTCGTGGCGCGCGGGGGCCGGCTGGAGGTGCTGCCCGTGGACGTCGCGGTGCTGGAGGCGGTGACGCTCCGGCATGACCTGGTGGTGGTGGCCACCGGCCGCAACGGGCTGACGTCGCTCTTCCCGCGCATCCCGGAGCTGTCGCCGCACACGAAGCCGGCCCGCCTGCTGTTCGCCGCCCTGCTCAAGGGCGTGCACATGCAGGAGCCCATCAGCATGATTGCGAACCTGGTGCCGGGCCATGGTGAAATCTTCGAGGCTCAGGTCATCACCCGCTACGGCCGCGTGCCGAGCATCCTCATCGAGGCGCTGCCCGAGGGGGAGCTGGCGGTGCTCGGCCAGCAGCGCTACGACGCGGACCCGCGCGCCTTCGAGGCGCTGCTGATGGACCGGCTGCGCCGCTTCGCGCCCACCACCTTCGAGCGCGTGGAGCCGGAGCAGTTCGGCGTGCTGGGGCCCATGGACTGGCTGCAGGGCAGCCTCACCCCCATGGTCCGCCAGGGCTGGGCACGGCTGGCCAACGGCCGCTGTGTCATGGCCGTGGGCGACACGCACGTGACGAACGACCCGGTCGCCGGCCAGGGCGCCAACGCGGCGTCGGCCTCCGCCTTCGCGCTGGCGGCGAGCATCCTCGACGCCGTGGGCATGGACCGTCCGTTCGACGAGGCCTTCTGCCGCGACGCGGAGACGAAGACGTGGGCGGCCGCCGCCCCGGCGACGCACTGGACCAATGCCCTGCTCCAGCCGCCGCCTCCGCACGTCGTCGACGTGCTGGTCGCCGGCAGCCAGGAGCAGCGCGTCGCGGACGCCTTCGTCAGTGCCTTCATGGTTCCGGAGCGCATCCTCGCTGCCTGTGGGAGCCCGGAGAGCGCGGCGGCCTTCGTCGCCAACAGCCGTCAGCCGGCCCCCGCGGTGTCCCCGGCGATGGACGCGCCGGCCTGGCAGCTGCCTCCCGAAGAGGTGGTGGTGCCGGTGGCCCGGGTGCACTGA
- a CDS encoding ketopantoate reductase family protein, giving the protein MRFAIVGSGGVGGYYGARLVRAGQQVTFLARGAHLRAMREKGLSIRSIEGDFTVPVRAEEDPARVGPVDVVVLAVKNYDVASVLPTVKTLAAASDTPALGGTTAAILTLQNGVDSPGEVAAVVGEAPVIGGTTYISTAISEPGVISQTGKYHRIVLGEVFGDTSRVSPRVQALRDVLAGAGLNVEAVADARAPLWEKLAFLAAMSGFCTAARLPLGPLREAGPFREMFQEAAAEVLRVAAAEGVVTTTRPEDVRKFMEGLQDDMRPSMMVDLEGGKPLEVEYLQGTVSRRGKARGVPTPVMSTLYSLLLPHVRGLRKG; this is encoded by the coding sequence ATGCGATTCGCCATCGTGGGTTCGGGAGGAGTCGGTGGGTACTACGGCGCGCGGCTGGTGCGCGCCGGCCAGCAGGTGACGTTCCTCGCCCGGGGCGCTCATCTGAGAGCCATGCGTGAGAAGGGCCTCTCCATCCGAAGCATCGAGGGAGACTTCACCGTCCCCGTGCGCGCCGAGGAGGACCCCGCCCGCGTGGGCCCGGTGGACGTGGTCGTCCTGGCGGTGAAGAACTACGACGTCGCCTCCGTGCTGCCCACGGTGAAGACGCTCGCCGCCGCGTCGGACACGCCCGCCCTGGGCGGCACCACCGCCGCCATCCTCACGCTGCAGAATGGCGTGGACAGCCCCGGCGAGGTGGCCGCCGTGGTGGGCGAGGCACCGGTCATCGGCGGCACGACGTACATCTCCACCGCCATCAGCGAGCCGGGCGTCATCTCGCAGACGGGCAAGTACCACCGCATCGTGCTGGGCGAGGTGTTCGGCGACACGTCCCGCGTGTCCCCGCGTGTGCAGGCGCTGCGCGACGTGCTGGCGGGCGCGGGGCTGAACGTGGAGGCGGTGGCCGACGCGCGAGCGCCGCTCTGGGAGAAGCTCGCCTTCCTCGCGGCCATGTCCGGCTTCTGCACCGCGGCCCGCCTGCCCCTGGGGCCGCTGCGGGAGGCCGGCCCCTTCCGCGAGATGTTCCAGGAGGCCGCCGCCGAGGTGCTCCGCGTGGCCGCCGCCGAGGGCGTCGTCACCACCACCCGCCCCGAGGACGTGCGGAAGTTCATGGAAGGGCTGCAGGACGACATGCGCCCGTCGATGATGGTGGACCTCGAGGGCGGCAAGCCGCTGGAGGTGGAGTACCTCCAGGGCACGGTGTCCCGGCGGGGCAAGGCCCGCGGCGTGCCCACGCCGGTGATGAGCACGCTCTACTCACTGTTGCTTCCGCACGTGCGCGGGCTCCGCAAGGGCTGA
- a CDS encoding ArsR/SmtB family transcription factor — MTHGGAAGSRLDAIFAALADPTRRAILARLAAGEASVNELAEPFAMSQPAISKHLKVLERAGLISGGRDAQRRPRRLEAAPLAEANEWLERYREFWEATFQRLDAVLDDMKAEEEGREAPRRGRKKKP, encoded by the coding sequence ATGACTCATGGAGGCGCGGCCGGGAGCCGCCTGGATGCGATTTTCGCCGCGCTCGCGGACCCGACCCGGCGGGCCATCCTCGCCCGGCTCGCGGCGGGGGAGGCGTCGGTGAACGAGCTGGCGGAGCCGTTCGCGATGAGCCAGCCCGCCATCTCCAAGCACCTCAAGGTGCTGGAGCGCGCCGGCCTGATTTCGGGCGGCCGCGATGCGCAGCGCCGGCCCCGCCGACTGGAGGCCGCCCCGCTCGCGGAGGCCAACGAGTGGCTGGAGCGCTACCGCGAGTTCTGGGAAGCCACCTTCCAGCGCCTCGACGCCGTGCTCGATGACATGAAGGCCGAAGAGGAGGGACGCGAAGCTCCCCGGCGCGGCAGGAAGAAGAAGCCCTGA